The proteins below are encoded in one region of Geomonas ferrireducens:
- a CDS encoding class I SAM-dependent methyltransferase, which produces MLPSKGLVITEDGIIAGNFYDKYGSSNPIARFLMQRFFASVERLVAITRAHDIHEVGCGEGHLSRRLANAGYAVRGSDFSQAVIAKAEALAQRDGVDTAFKACSIYDMRPEHDAAELVVCCEVLEHLESPQKALEILAELATPYLLVSVPREPLWRIMNIARFKYVAQLGNTPGHIQHWSRKSFLSFLSSTFDIVRVETPTPWIVVLCRAKQSD; this is translated from the coding sequence ATGCTGCCGTCAAAAGGCCTGGTGATAACAGAAGATGGAATCATAGCCGGTAATTTTTATGACAAATACGGCTCCTCGAATCCAATTGCCCGTTTTTTAATGCAACGTTTTTTCGCAAGCGTTGAAAGGCTTGTCGCCATAACCCGAGCTCATGACATCCATGAAGTAGGTTGCGGCGAGGGACACCTCTCAAGACGATTAGCCAACGCGGGATACGCCGTTAGAGGATCGGACTTCTCACAGGCAGTAATAGCAAAAGCTGAAGCTTTGGCCCAGAGAGATGGAGTAGATACGGCATTCAAAGCATGCTCCATCTACGACATGCGGCCTGAACACGATGCTGCCGAACTAGTCGTCTGCTGTGAGGTATTGGAACATCTGGAGTCCCCTCAAAAGGCGCTCGAAATCCTGGCTGAGCTTGCCACTCCATATCTACTGGTCAGCGTCCCACGTGAGCCTTTGTGGCGCATCATGAACATTGCCAGGTTCAAGTACGTCGCGCAGCTGGGTAACACCCCAGGGCACATACAGCATTGGTCCCGGAAAAGCTTCCTTAGCTTTCTTTCCAGTACCTTTGACATCGTCCGCGTAGAAACCCCCACCCCATGGATTGTGGTGCTGTGCCGTGCAAAGCAATCGGACTAA
- a CDS encoding glycosyltransferase family 2 protein gives MKLLIQIPCYNEASTLAITLADLPREIAGVEKVEWLIINDGCTDNTVEVAIANGVDHVVSFPRNRGLAKAFLAGIDASLKLGADVIVNTDADNQYCAADIQKLVDPILAGKAEIVIGARPISEIEHFSPIKKVLQKFGSWIVRITSNTNIPDAPSGFRAISRNAAMQLHVFNQYTYTLETIIQAGLKGMVTTSVPIRTNADLRPSRLVKSIYSYVRRSVFTILRIFMTYKPLRCFAIPGALCFSLGLAIGLRFMYFYISGDGSGHIQSLILGALLLGSGFFLGITGLLADLISVNRKLLEDIDYRLKKIELSKPE, from the coding sequence ATGAAATTGCTAATACAGATCCCCTGTTACAATGAGGCCTCAACCCTCGCGATCACACTGGCAGACCTTCCGCGGGAGATCGCAGGGGTAGAGAAGGTTGAGTGGCTTATTATAAATGACGGTTGCACTGACAATACCGTTGAGGTGGCCATTGCCAACGGCGTGGACCACGTCGTTAGTTTCCCTAGGAATCGTGGTTTGGCGAAGGCCTTTCTAGCCGGGATTGATGCGTCATTGAAACTCGGCGCAGATGTTATCGTTAACACCGATGCAGATAACCAGTATTGCGCCGCTGACATCCAAAAACTCGTTGATCCTATCCTCGCAGGAAAAGCAGAAATTGTAATCGGCGCTCGGCCTATCAGTGAAATCGAGCACTTCTCCCCGATTAAAAAGGTGCTGCAAAAATTCGGGAGTTGGATTGTTAGGATAACAAGCAACACAAACATACCCGATGCACCTAGCGGTTTCAGGGCTATAAGCAGAAACGCAGCAATGCAGTTACATGTTTTCAACCAATATACCTATACGCTGGAAACAATCATCCAGGCAGGCCTCAAAGGGATGGTCACCACGTCAGTTCCGATTCGCACCAACGCGGACTTGCGCCCTTCACGCTTAGTGAAAAGCATATATAGCTATGTAAGACGCTCTGTCTTCACCATATTGCGAATTTTCATGACCTATAAGCCTTTACGCTGCTTTGCCATACCAGGAGCGCTCTGTTTTTCCCTTGGTCTTGCTATCGGACTCCGCTTCATGTATTTCTACATCTCTGGAGACGGTAGTGGGCACATACAATCCTTGATCCTTGGAGCTCTTTTGCTGGGCTCCGGTTTCTTCCTGGGAATAACTGGTTTGCTGGCTGACCTTATTTCTGTGAACAGAAAGCTGCTGGAAGACATCGATTACCGACTTAAAAAAATTGAGCTTTCCAAACCGGAGTAA
- a CDS encoding ArnT family glycosyltransferase: MNKEPHVSFYDYSFGLIVSIIVPALIYTAFAQAYYSFLSFDGAMNMQVAHNILDSVGFATTYNHIIYFDHKVQTGAPLLLLNSLIFKAFGISSFTAQLPNVFYFLGCACLIYFLLVKLTNRWLGLLGVVAFATTPNVFKFGLKGYGEIVALFFMLAALVLYTQLEKNSVRPILLSLGIGLMLGLGFLTKTVALIIAPALTVATFLDLLCFKRIRPKYHLIVLLAATLPLLSFELYKLGAMGSTDYRLWWSHEFSNITAQAGITHRFSDTNSLSAKTIKHFEILGDQFTTNLCVLGIFLLLPYLMPLYRLKKYLSASFTIPVIYFTSATYFVWWLCITPTSKAWGRRIINGYIIHEILTIITLYIFAKIIKAALSEKTNRTLTIFTSFLAYTLAIVFALVASNNLSNFKMANSIEEKKADADAVAAKIKSLPASARVCGTGWWQASVLSFLSNRMFYDISEIPPSNKIDNLYFATDPEAWLAAKEELHEVLDKTGNEVVISKNGYALYKIKRLYPFAPFTEEEKHAHLLQIADFTKSDYQYVRGLYEHEEGLRWSRQKSAVLLQKSGQKNLVLRIQIPDMTGYHTNVVHLQVAVDGIRYRDIKIDRSGEFTASFPLDHGIRATGPTIVYLALDKKWDPHSASDTRQLSFILKSVGFTS; the protein is encoded by the coding sequence ATGAATAAAGAACCTCATGTGTCCTTTTACGATTACAGCTTCGGCTTGATAGTCTCTATCATCGTGCCAGCGCTAATATACACAGCATTTGCACAGGCTTACTACTCGTTCTTGTCATTTGATGGCGCTATGAACATGCAAGTAGCCCATAATATCCTCGATTCAGTGGGATTCGCAACCACATACAACCACATCATCTACTTCGACCACAAAGTACAGACCGGTGCGCCGTTACTTTTACTGAACAGTCTCATATTTAAGGCTTTTGGCATCTCCAGCTTCACGGCTCAGCTTCCCAATGTATTTTATTTTTTGGGTTGCGCCTGCTTGATATATTTTTTATTGGTAAAGTTGACGAATAGATGGTTAGGACTGCTTGGAGTTGTTGCTTTTGCTACCACGCCTAATGTTTTTAAATTCGGCCTAAAAGGCTATGGTGAAATCGTAGCGCTATTTTTCATGCTTGCCGCACTGGTTTTATACACTCAGCTTGAAAAAAACTCCGTCCGTCCAATATTGTTGTCGTTAGGCATCGGACTCATGCTGGGACTCGGCTTTTTAACTAAAACCGTGGCCCTGATTATAGCCCCAGCCTTGACAGTGGCCACCTTTTTAGATCTTCTGTGCTTCAAACGAATACGCCCGAAATATCATCTAATAGTGTTACTTGCGGCCACTCTTCCTCTACTGTCTTTTGAATTGTACAAACTGGGCGCAATGGGATCCACCGATTATAGGCTATGGTGGAGTCATGAATTCAGCAACATCACGGCACAAGCCGGCATCACGCATAGGTTCAGCGACACCAATTCACTTAGTGCCAAGACGATTAAGCACTTTGAGATACTTGGTGATCAATTCACCACAAACCTGTGTGTTTTAGGAATTTTCCTTCTCCTTCCCTACCTAATGCCACTATACCGTTTAAAAAAATATTTATCCGCCTCCTTCACGATACCCGTTATCTACTTTACTAGTGCCACTTACTTCGTATGGTGGCTATGCATCACCCCGACCAGCAAAGCTTGGGGTAGACGCATCATAAACGGATACATTATCCATGAGATCCTTACCATCATCACACTTTACATTTTCGCGAAAATTATCAAAGCGGCTCTCAGCGAAAAAACGAACCGCACCCTCACTATTTTCACCTCATTCCTCGCCTACACACTTGCCATAGTATTCGCCTTAGTAGCCTCCAACAACCTCAGCAACTTCAAAATGGCCAATTCAATAGAAGAAAAGAAAGCAGACGCGGACGCTGTTGCAGCGAAGATCAAGTCTCTGCCCGCTTCCGCACGGGTTTGTGGCACTGGATGGTGGCAAGCATCCGTTCTGTCATTTTTATCGAATAGGATGTTCTATGACATCAGTGAGATTCCCCCCAGTAACAAAATAGACAACCTATATTTTGCAACAGATCCAGAAGCTTGGCTTGCCGCAAAAGAAGAGCTCCACGAAGTTCTTGATAAAACTGGCAACGAGGTCGTTATTAGCAAAAACGGCTATGCATTATATAAAATCAAACGTTTGTATCCTTTTGCCCCATTCACAGAAGAAGAGAAACATGCTCATTTGCTCCAAATTGCGGACTTCACAAAGAGCGATTACCAATATGTGAGAGGCCTCTATGAACACGAAGAAGGCTTAAGGTGGTCGCGGCAAAAATCGGCAGTTTTGCTGCAAAAGAGCGGTCAAAAAAATCTTGTTTTGCGCATTCAAATTCCAGACATGACAGGGTACCACACGAATGTTGTTCATCTACAGGTGGCTGTCGACGGAATCCGATATAGAGACATAAAAATCGACAGATCGGGTGAGTTCACCGCCAGCTTTCCCCTTGACCACGGTATAAGGGCTACAGGCCCCACAATTGTATATCTGGCTTTAGACAAAAAATGGGATCCCCATTCAGCTTCGGACACAAGACAGCTGTCTTTCATTTTGAAAAGCGTTGGTTTTACTAGTTGA